The Sabethes cyaneus chromosome 3, idSabCyanKW18_F2, whole genome shotgun sequence DNA window aactccaggttaggagcggttcacgacagcgtctgatccggagtGGGCGGTTGAATTAAGAAACGTAATGTCTCGTCGTTGAAGCTTAGATTGCAACTCCTTTACGAGCCTCAGTAGCATGGGGAATCAAGCAAATACGGATCGGAATATTCGACATCGACCGACATAAGAACGAcaaatggagactcggtacttggaactgcagatcgctgaatttcgtggGTGGTGACAGGGTGCTGCTAAAACGCACCCCAAAAGTTCGGCATTGTGATACTGCAGAAGATCTGTCGGAAAGACAAGGTGTGGCTTTGTAGTGAAGGGAGAATACAGGATCGCGTGGTAGATTGGAAGGCGAACAACAAGAGGACGAGTCTACTGAGGATAAAAGGTCGTTTCTTAGCCATTACAGCATCATCAATATGTACTGCCTACACCCGATGATGAGAAAAAAAGAGTTCTATGCGCGGCTGGAGCCCACGTACGACAGCTGGTCGTCACGGGGCATCGGGGATATGCATGCCCAAGTCGGTATGGAAGAAATGATGTATAAACTTCATAGCTTCCCGCGCTTTGGTGATctgaagtacctttttccccgCAACGATATCCACAAAGTCACTTGAGTATCACCTGGCTAACGTACAATGAATCAGATTGACAATGTTATCATAgatggccggttcttctctaacatcacgaacatacgtttcctacggggtgcggatagtGAATCTGATTATCACCTactagcagtatatgtgcgctgTCAAAGCTGCCAACCATATACCAGCACGTCAAATACTGGataaggcactgccttcttctgaAGTGTTATGTGCTTCAATCCTCGAAGACGATTGGGACAGAGTACGCTCGGCAATCGAAAAGGCGTCACACTAGacaatgccaacaagcggtagaGAGAACTAGGGAGAACTTGGTCAAATACCAACGCACAACAAACAAagctgaccacgatcctgaggagtaaacAATGttagaaggaggacagaggtcGTGAAGAAtgagaacaactattccgagctaatgacacgcgtaggttttacgagaaggtaaaCTAATCTCGTAAGGGATACACACCCTCACCGAAATCTGtcatgtgtaggaacgagggagggaatctgattacaaataataatttcCTGATAATAATATATAACACTAGATTCAAGCTAATAGATTCAATTACGCGGAACCTGcataaattattgaatcgcacttttgcccctcttACTCTATGCGTTTTTGCAATAAATGTCTATTTCCACTGAAGTTTCTGAGAAAATAGGAGACCTCAATGTTGTTAAATATTGTTTTGGTTCATAAGTCCATGAACTATACCCGTGAACAGAATTTCATAAAACTTCAGATCTTTCAATctaatttgtacaattttggaGAATGACCTTTGCCTACCCCCCTACAGCTAACTTCAGGGTTGGGATCTCGAGCTGGTTATATGACTTTCGAAAACATTTTGCCCAAGCTCTTAAACTGTGGCGATAAGTATAAAAAAACTCTACTTACTTCAACAGATACTCATCGAAATCATCCACCGAAACTGGCTGCATGGTGGTCGTACCGATGTCATCCTCCTCCAGCGAATCCATCGCTTTCAAAAACTGTCTCATCCAGTTGTTGACGTCCTGCTGCATCTCGCGCCTTCGCAACCGCGCCATCCGCAGCGAACGCTCGTCCTCGGGCATCGTCAGGGCCCGATGTATCACTTTCGCGGCCGATTCTATCTCGTACGGATTGCACAGCATCGCTTCGTGCATTGTTTCGCCGGCACCGGCGAACGGGGATACGATCAGCACTCCAGGCGGTTCGTTGATCTGACAAGCAACGAATTCCTTGGCGACCAAGTTCATACCGTCACGAAGTGGCGTCACTAGGCAGACCGATGCTTCCCGATAGAAGGCGGCCAGCTCTTCCTGTCCAACGCAACCGAAGATGTAGCGAATGGGAGACCAATTTGCGGTTGTGAAGCGTCCATTTATACGTCCGACCAACTGATCCATTTCTTCCTTAAGTTCTTGGTATTCCTTAACATCTGTTCTGGAGGGCACAGAAATTTGTAATAAACTAACATTTTCCCGATGCTCCGGATGCTTCTCCAGTAACACTTCGAAAGCTTTCAATCTGTTAACCAGTCCTTTCGTGTAGTCCAGCCTATCTACACCGAGGatgattttttgtttggttttgatAACACGCTTTGCCTTTTTTGCCAGTTCTACGAACCTATCGAAGGGGATTCCGATCGGTAACGGTCTGACTCTTACCGATCTGCCGACGTGCTCGACTAGTAGATTTTTACGATCTACGCGACAGCCAAGATTTCTCTGACAGCAGTCCACAAAGTTTAGGCAATAATCCTGAATGTGGAAACCGATCATGTCACATGCAAGCATACCCTGCAGAATTTCATCGGACCACGGAAACAGTCTAAAAATGTCCCACGGAGGAAACGGTATGTGCAGGAAGAACGCTAAATGGCACGGAAGGTTTCGCTCTTCGGCCGCTTCACGAACCCAATTTGCTGCCAGCATAAGGTGGTAGTCGTGAATCCAGATGATTGGAATTCCGGGATTCTTTTTCTGCTTCAAACATCGCTCCAGGGCCTCAATCGTTTGGGCGGCAAACTCTTTGTTCACCTCGTAGTATGCCCGCCAGTTGTTGGCACAGAACGTGGCCCGTCCGGGCATCGAATGGAACAGCGGCCAAAAGGTTCCGTTACAGCAGCCATTGTAGTAGTCATCGAACAGCTTCGGTTCCACGTTGACTGAAACGACCTGTTCCGACAGCAGACCGGCCGTCGGCGTGCGATCCGATGGATCGGACTCCGGAATGCTATCGGTCTCGGTCAGTGTCATACCCGACCAGCCGACCCACAGACCTTTGCCCTTGATCACGACGGGTGCCACGGCCGTCACCAAACCACCAGCACTGAAAGtttgagaagaaaaaaaaagacaaaattgaTTAGACATTCGTTGGGTACAATGTGGTAATAGATCGACGGTGTTGTTGTTATCAATTTTTTCCAGGAATGCGAATCCAGTGCGCAAAAATGGCACATATGACGTACCGTTAGGATCATTCAATTTGGCCTTTATATAAGGCTAGCTATATTTATACGGAGAGGAAAGAAAATCACATAACAAATCTACAAATAACACTGAGGTGGAGTAGTAAACATGAACGGGGAAATAGTTTTGTTTTAAGATGTCATAAACTGATAAGAGGGGCTTCGCGAAGCAAGAACACTGTTGATTGAGCTGATAATCACGTGATACGTGTTGTGCCATACGTGCTCGTCAGGAGACTATCGCAAAATGATAAGCTTTGCCGGTTGTGACGAAAATATGTCCTTTAGAAGACAGAATTACTGTTTTCATTATAACactcaaacataaaaaaataaacatgtGACTAATATACATCATCGTGTTCTGTAGGAAGTTTCCTAGAAGGTGATGTCTAATTAACGTATACTTTCAAAGTATTGTTTGAATTAGAAAGGCACAAATTAAATTGTTGCATTTTGAGCGTCACTATGGATTCGCCTGTGGCTGTACGGTTGAAATCTTTCTGCTTTCTTTGCGGGTTAAAGGTGTCTGCTATACTTTTGATAATGCCATTTGTTATGCGAAACTTTCCAGTCCtcctgttgttctgttgttggTCTGGTTTACGTCAATGTGCTCGATGACGGAGATTTTCGATTCTAAATTACGTAAACGGACTTTAGGGTCATTGTTGAATGTAGATTCGGTTTTTGTGACGCACTGCATACAGAATAGAAGAATGAACATTGCGTATCGTTGTTGGCAATTGTTATCTGGAGAGTTTGTATAGGACGTATTCACTTCGACCATCAACTATAGAATTCCTACAAACCGAAGGACTAAAACAAACCGACGAAAGTAGTAGACAACAAAGGTTTCTACGAAGATGTAGAAAGATGGCTAACCGGATGGAATACGGAAACTGAGCATCTCGCCAAAAACTGTTAGCTCTCAAGTCGTCTATCGAGTATGGTTTATCCACTGAAAAATTATTGACTAGCGGCGattgtttcaattttttataactATAGTGTTTTACAATCGACGCTGACtgcagaagaaagtaatgaaacaaaaatgtttatagcatccaaacagagtgggacaagatGCGAACgagtggaaaattaggtaagggaaggTCACTTAAGCTACGCTTATTAGGTATGTGTACCGTTCCTTCTTTTATTTTGTCCAACCTACATGAGCCCTACAACGGGTTGGTAACCGCCTTGAAATACCGATTATAGAATGGCTTCAGCTTGGAGTTCGTCAAAAGGAAGC harbors:
- the LOC128744505 gene encoding uncharacterized protein LOC128744505, which encodes MSANCEITITSPQEANTKSSLIVVSNRLPFVLKRDAITGQLCRHASAGGLVTAVAPVVIKGKGLWVGWSGMTLTETDSIPESDPSDRTPTAGLLSEQVVSVNVEPKLFDDYYNGCCNGTFWPLFHSMPGRATFCANNWRAYYEVNKEFAAQTIEALERCLKQKKNPGIPIIWIHDYHLMLAANWVREAAEERNLPCHLAFFLHIPFPPWDIFRLFPWSDEILQGMLACDMIGFHIQDYCLNFVDCCQRNLGCRVDRKNLLVEHVGRSVRVRPLPIGIPFDRFVELAKKAKRVIKTKQKIILGVDRLDYTKGLVNRLKAFEVLLEKHPEHRENVSLLQISVPSRTDVKEYQELKEEMDQLVGRINGRFTTANWSPIRYIFGCVGQEELAAFYREASVCLVTPLRDGMNLVAKEFVACQINEPPGVLIVSPFAGAGETMHEAMLCNPYEIESAAKVIHRALTMPEDERSLRMARLRRREMQQDVNNWMRQFLKAMDSLEEDDIGTTTMQPVSVDDFDEYLLNYVGYNHKLALLLDYDGTLAPIAPHPDLATLPPETKNVLQRLSNHSDVYIAVISGRNVENVKKMVGIEGITYAGNHGLEILHPDGSKFIHPMPIEYEDKVTGLLKALQEEVCHHGAWVENKGALLTFHYRETPLELRTELVEKARHLIIQNGFRATEAHCAVEAKPPVQWNKGRASIYILRTAFGVDWSERIKIIYAGDDVTDEDAMMALKGLAATFRITNAQIVKTSAERRLPSTDSVLTMLKWVEKHFMRRKPRSNSLTYKNRKRDCVKMQLAFDLVPNISPANSAANSSDERD